In Gossypium arboreum isolate Shixiya-1 chromosome 3, ASM2569848v2, whole genome shotgun sequence, the sequence ACGTCCCTCATCTGTTAAAGAGTCAAAGTCGACTCATTTGAAGCGGAGACAACTTGATCAAatgagggaaaaaggtatgattgtttcgtataaaagaggctctcttttggatgcaggttttgaaaagataAGACATTGCGTTTATGGAAATCAGACCTGGgtcagttttgatttggcagtgcacaAGTCGAAGACTAGAAGGCTTCCAGCTTCTAAACACAACTTTGACTGAGTTAATATCTTGCATAGTTTGAGATACGCTCGTGGTGGGCTCTGGCAAAGAAGGCGTTGtgaaaatatgagtcaaggtgaaGATTTGTGGAGTTATACCTCGTATTTTTTGGCTTTTCTTTTCCCAATTAAACGCCGTTTTTTGTTTCCCACTTAAACTCTGATTAGTCtgggttattttaatattatttgacctataaatttagcctataaatagacaccTTTTTCACCCTAGAAAAATAACCTATTACAATTTAGGTATTAGTTTTTACAAACTTTCAGAGAACTTTGTGTTTACGTTTAGAGTGTTCTTATTTCGAGTTTCGAAGTTTAGTTTTATTTCCATCTGTTTTActctttattttttgttttagtgAGATTATCTTTTGCcagtgattttttatcctcttcagAGGGGTTTTTCCAAGTAAAATATATGTATTCtatcttttcaatttcttcgtCCGGATTTATTCCCAATAAAATAAAACTCGATTAAGTGGGGAACATGTTGCTACATTATGATGTCGCATTTGGCTCGTCGGGACGATGGGTTCTTCTCGTCGGGACGTGGTGTGTGGTGTCGTCGGCTCTTCCTCATCACGACATCAGCTTTGTTTCATTCGAAATGTGAGGTACACTGTACAAGGCCAAAGTTAAGACTTGGGATGACGGCCAGCAGCAATAAAAGTTGAGGCTTGAGTTGAGAGAAAAGCCGAAGAGAACACTAGAACAAATGCAACACAAACCATAGCAACAACAAAGACTGAAAGAAAGAGTAAAGCTTTTGTTTCGGTTTAGGGGTATATTGACTGACACTAGGGCTACAACTACCttcaattatttttaactttatatttttcatttgttttattttaggATGAGTTGGGtttagtatatatataaatacaagtttgaaatttgttttaattgatgaaaatattttttgttattttattagattgacttctaaaataattataatttgatattatgatAATTACAAATAACATGTGCCATAAGTAGATGTGATAATTACTAAAAGCAGTTGTAATACTTACAAATTGTATTCACATTTAagtatattattataatttaatttatatctattaattgaaatttaaatttaatttaaatttatcgaTTAAGTCTTTAACTTCGATTGGTATGGGTATTGTCTCCAATGTAATAAGACCGAGttgaaatataattattttattaaaaaagaaatTAACGTAAAATTGAGTATTATTTAAAATAGAGTTCTAggtataaaatagaaaaaaattatttattaatcatCTCTATAGTGTATTGATTGTTTATATTGATGAAGAGGCGTGATTTCCATCCAACATCAAGATAGACATGCATTTGAAATAACAAGATATGTTTATGGTATATAGAAAATTATGTTTACCCAAATATTTAGGGAAAGACCCGTCTATATCTAACTCCAAAACAGAACTGCATGCTTTTGATGCATATATGTAATTCCTcaatttttgatgcattttgttTAGAGGTCAATAGTTAAACTGAATGTACATGTGGTATTTGCAGAATCATTGGTTTTTTAATCAATTATTTATGCAGGTGACTTTGATTCACCTTGTGGATAGGGTCTTAGATgctatattaattaaaaataaacacGTAAAATctctattttcaaattttttttttaatcttaataaatttaaataataaaacaaagtttACATTTAATATGAACACCTACACCTCTAATTTTACTTGGGTGCTCAAAACTTGACCAATCAAAGTCAAAACTCTTAATAAACAATTACAAAAGCCGAAACGTGAAGTTTGACCAGCGCCAGCCAAGATTGATAATTCTCTGCTGAAAACCAAAGCCTTTATACGATCAAAAACAATTCCAAAATGTCCCCCAAAGCCGCCATTGATTCACACCATCATATACAGCAAAACTCACCATGGGAAActgccttttcttcttcttcatcttcatcttcatcatTCCCCTTTTCTCCACCACTTCCGCCATTGATTCAAACGATTCTTCATGCCCCATCGATCTAAGTTACGTCGAAACCTTCCCATGGAACCAAACCACATGTCTCGACCCTCAAGGCAACCAGTGCTGCCAAACGCTCATCAGTCTCTTCGGCATGGGGATGGCCCAATATCTTAAAGAGACCTCCGTTTTTCAGCTGCCGAATCCCACGGTTGCTTCTTCTTGTCTCTCTGGTTTTCAGACCCAGGTTGCCGCCAGGTCTGTCCACCCATCTCTGGTCACTTCTTGCTTTAAGAACTCCACCCAATTCGTCAGCAATGTTTCAAACTGCGCTGGGATTATAACAGTCCAAGACTGGGTTCAAAAAGTTGGTCCAGTCACTGCATTAGATACTGCTTGTAAAGGTGATGTGACTGGTTTGAATTGCAGACCCTGTATTGAAGCTGGTTACAATGTTTTCTCAAAGTTATTTAGTCTTGATCCAAATTCCACAAAGTGTTTTGATTTCACTGTTTTGTATGCCATTGGTGTAATCAATGAATTTGGTCCAAAAGATCCAGGGGCAGCTGGTTGCATACTTGGCTTGCCATTGGATAGCTCTGTTAatgagaaatcaaagagaaaattAAGCAATGAAACCGTGTTAAAATTGGTATTTGGTTTCTTGGGTGCTTTTGTTGGTGTTTTGGTTGCTTTTGCACTGATAATTTTGTATAGGAAATGGGATAAGAAGAACAAGAGAAATGCTCCACACAGAAGATTCGTGAGCAGTTTCAGGGCGAGTGTGTCGCCGAATTCGGGTGCCAAATGGTTTCATTTATCAGAGCTCGAACAAGCCACCGATGGATTTTCTCAGAGGAATTTGATAGGCCGAGGTGCATATGGAGTTGTATATAAAGGAACACTTGCAGATGGTACTTTGGTTGCTGTGAAACAGATCCTCGATTTGGATTTGGAGGGAGACGAAGATTTCTCGAATGAAGTCGAGATCATAAGCAAAATCAGACACCGGAACCTTCTTTCGCTCCGAGGTTGTTGTGTTACGAGTGACATAATGAAAGGCAGAAGAAGATATCTGGTCTATGATTTCATGTCAAATGGCAGCCTTGGTGACCATCTATTCAATGATTTCACTAGGCAAAAACTGAGTTGGCCTCAACGGAAGAACATAATTCTTGATGTAGCCCAGGGTCTAGCTTACTTACACTATGGAATCAAACCATCGATTTATCATCGAGACATAAAAGCCACCAACATACTATTAGACTCGGAAATGAAAGCGAAGGTTGCGGATTTCGGATTGGCAAAGCAGAGTTTGGAAGGGCAGTCTCATCTTACCACCAGAGTTGCAGGCACACATGGTTATTTAGCACCAGAATATGCACTCTATGGACAATTAACAGAGAAAAGTGATGTTTACAGCTTTGGAATTGTGATCCTTGAGATCATGAGTGGGAGAAAAGtgattgacacatcaaattcatcCTATCTAATGATCACAGATTGGGCTTGGAAGCTTGCGAAATCAGGCAATGTGCAGGAAATTTTCGATGAATCGATAAGAGAGGAAGGACCGAAAGGTGTGATGGAAAGGTTTGTTCGGGTTGGGATTCTCTGTGCACATGTAATGGTAGCTTTCAGGCCAAAAATTGCAGAGGCTCTCAAGATGTTAGAAGGTGATATTGACATTCCCAAGTTACCAGATAGGCCATTGCCACTCAGTCATGAGTCCTTCAAATCATCCTTGGGAAGAATTGCATCAACAAGTAATACATCAAAATATAACTCAAATATGTCTGTTGTATAGATTGATTCTATTCTTGGGGCTAGGCTTaggaaaaaaacccaaaaattgattcatttagggttaaatttagaccctagttagtTCATGTAGTTATTCTTCAAAAAGTAAAGTAATATAGTTTCCTTCTGTAGAAAAAGGATATGGTAGCTAGTCAAATTGATTAACTAATAGTGTGAACAACATTTTTTGCTGCAATACATTGTATTGTTCATAAATTTCCAATCAAACAAGTCACTTGTGATTCTTCAGTTCAAACTTTCAAATATAATTTTTTGTTTGTGTTTCTATCTGCCTTGGTTTCAATTCACCATGAGGTAAAAGAAGTCCAGCTATTCTTAAAAATATTAGACATTTTCTAGAGTAATTAAAAGTACTTAATTACATGTGTTTTTTGTGCAATATATGATCATTTTTATGTTA encodes:
- the LOC108456235 gene encoding probable receptor-like protein kinase At1g11050 produces the protein MGNCLFFFFIFIFIIPLFSTTSAIDSNDSSCPIDLSYVETFPWNQTTCLDPQGNQCCQTLISLFGMGMAQYLKETSVFQLPNPTVASSCLSGFQTQVAARSVHPSLVTSCFKNSTQFVSNVSNCAGIITVQDWVQKVGPVTALDTACKGDVTGLNCRPCIEAGYNVFSKLFSLDPNSTKCFDFTVLYAIGVINEFGPKDPGAAGCILGLPLDSSVNEKSKRKLSNETVLKLVFGFLGAFVGVLVAFALIILYRKWDKKNKRNAPHRRFVSSFRASVSPNSGAKWFHLSELEQATDGFSQRNLIGRGAYGVVYKGTLADGTLVAVKQILDLDLEGDEDFSNEVEIISKIRHRNLLSLRGCCVTSDIMKGRRRYLVYDFMSNGSLGDHLFNDFTRQKLSWPQRKNIILDVAQGLAYLHYGIKPSIYHRDIKATNILLDSEMKAKVADFGLAKQSLEGQSHLTTRVAGTHGYLAPEYALYGQLTEKSDVYSFGIVILEIMSGRKVIDTSNSSYLMITDWAWKLAKSGNVQEIFDESIREEGPKGVMERFVRVGILCAHVMVAFRPKIAEALKMLEGDIDIPKLPDRPLPLSHESFKSSLGRIASTSNTSKYNSNMSVV